The DNA window AGAAATTCTCCAGTTGTATAATTAGCAAACCTTCCCCAACCAATTCCCCAAATAGGATTATTACAAAATAACTTCCAAGCTGTTTCCCATAAAAAAATCCTTCCACTACTAAAATCTATACCAGCAGAACCATTAGACTGTAGAATTCTTTCAAACATAATTTGAAATCTTGCAAAATATCCTTTAGAATAAAATACAAATAGCCCTATTAATACTCCTGGTAGTAATATCATTAAATTGATGCCCTTATTTTTAGCATATTTTATCTTTTTAAAATCAAAAAAAATAGAATATGTGATTAAAATTGTAACAATAGCAGACAGCAACTCTCCTTTTCGTCCTTCCAATATCAGTCCAGCTATTAGAACAGCCAATACTAATTTATTAATTAATTTACGGCCATAGCTCGCTATGTCGTCAGCCAATACTGCACCAACTCCAAGCATTATAACGCAATCCCCCCAAGTATAACTATTTCCAATAGCAGGACCATATCCAAAGTTGTAATTTAAAAGAACTTTTTCTGCTAAATCTGGCGCTAAATGGGGGACAATTAACCTAAAATAAAGGGTTGAATAAATTCTAAAGAAGGAAATATACATGGCGACACAGATTCCAACAATTTGTACAACTTTAAAAAATCGCGCAACCTCAACATTGCTCAGCTCTGCAAACAATACAACCATGGACATGGAAATTACATATATGATCATATTAAATACATATCCATCATGTAACGCTAAAGGATTTAATATTTGAATCAAAATGATAAATGCCATTGCCACAAAACTTAGCCTTGCTGTACTTACCTTTATTCGTAATCTTCTGCTTCCTAAGATAAAAATAACAGTACCTATCACTGTAGCAAGCCAAATATATCTGCTCCGCACCCCAAAACTGCCAGCGGCAAAGCCATAATAGCAGAACAATAACAAAGATAATAAATAATTAGACTTGGTTTTGCTATCATTTATCAGCATAAGCCTTTCCCTTTCTTCATAGCATAATATAATGCCTCAAAAGAATAAAAATCATTAGGTGTAGTAATTTTTATATTTTCCGAACCACATTCTGTGGTATATAAAGTAAAACCTCTGGCTGACATTAATGTTGCAGAGTCTATATATGAATTATCACCACACGTGATGGCCCACTTATGAGCTTCATATAAATCCCCTACTCTAAAACATTGTGGTGCCTTGGCATATCTACATTCAGAACGATCAATTGTTTCTCTTAATTTACCATCTCTTTCAATACGAATGATAGTTTCTATGGCCTTTGAAACTGCTATGCTATTACCATATCTCCTACATGTCTCAATACTTTTTGTTATTAATTCTTCTGTAATTAAAGGTCTAACTCCATCATGCACAAGGACAATATCTTTATCTTCAACATAATTAGTGCATGTCACTAGATAATCTAATCCATTATAAATAGAATTTTGACCTGTTTTGCCTCCTGGTATAATACATCTTACTTTATTCAAATTAAATTTTTGTTTTAAATCTTTGCTAAAGTTAATCCAATCTTTATTGACTACCACAACTATTCCATCAATGTCTGGATGATTCTCAAACTTTTCAATAGTATGTACCAAGATAGGCTTATCATCGACATTGAGAAACTGTTTCGGCATTTCACTTTTCATTCTGGTGCCAACACCGCCAGCAAATATAATCACATAGTTCACGTTATATCACTTGTTTGATGTTCATGATAAAAAAACATCACTTTTCCTTCCCTTTTAATATTGTAATTTATTCCTGTAAGTACTGAATTATTTTCATTATAATCTGACCTCCGAAATAAAATGGCTTTCTTTTGCTTTATCGGGTGGAGGAGTCATATAATCTGCTCCGTATAGACCAGATAAATACTGTTTAATATCTCTGGGGGCATAAAAATTATGATCCATAAACTTCATCTCTACTACCGGAAAGAAACAATCCAAAGGATAAATTTCGCCGAAATAATGTTTTCTACCAGTCGCACTAGTAATTTTGGCTGTCTCCTTTTTATACATGATAGTTCTATCAACTAAATCAAACCACTTTTCAGGTGAGAGGAAACTAAAAAAGCTTCCAATTACATTCCTAAATAGCAGCATCTGCCTTCCTGACTTTGTTTTTTTCATATATTTACAAAGAAGTTTATCTGGATATTTCCAATCCATTACACACGATGCAATTCCCATTAACATATTAGCCGTATTACCTGTTACCATTCTGCTTAATAAATTATCCGGTACAAAATCATACGGAAAAATATCAATATATACGCTCTTTGGCTGAAATGGATTATTATCGCCAAGAGAGCGAAGCACTGTTCCCTTCTTAAAAATTTGCATGAATCTATTTCCGTTCGGATATTTTGAATTAGGACAACGTAGTTCATATTTGTCGCTAAATTCATCATCAAAAATTTCAATTATCTTTAAATAATCAGCTCTGCTTAAACCAAAGTCCATATCATCATCCCAAGGAATAAAGGTTCCATATCTTAAAGCGCCTAAAAGTGTCCCTCCAACCATAAAAAGTTTGATACCATTTTTTTTACACCGTCTGTCTAAGTCACATGCCATTTCATAAAGGCAACCTTTTAATTCTTTTTTTTCATTTTCGCTTATGGTTCTGAACTCTCTTTCATTTTTTGAAATTTCATTCAGCAGACCTTTATAGTCAAAAGACATTGGTTTCCCCCCTTAAACATTTATAGCTACAGAATCCTCCACAATACCATAATAGTTAAAAAGAAAACATAACAAATTCTTCTTACATA is part of the [Clostridium] symbiosum genome and encodes:
- a CDS encoding O-antigen ligase family protein; its protein translation is MLINDSKTKSNYLLSLLLFCYYGFAAGSFGVRSRYIWLATVIGTVIFILGSRRLRIKVSTARLSFVAMAFIILIQILNPLALHDGYVFNMIIYVISMSMVVLFAELSNVEVARFFKVVQIVGICVAMYISFFRIYSTLYFRLIVPHLAPDLAEKVLLNYNFGYGPAIGNSYTWGDCVIMLGVGAVLADDIASYGRKLINKLVLAVLIAGLILEGRKGELLSAIVTILITYSIFFDFKKIKYAKNKGINLMILLPGVLIGLFVFYSKGYFARFQIMFERILQSNGSAGIDFSSGRIFLWETAWKLFCNNPIWGIGWGRFANYTTGEFLQVYAGQEIRETHNVLLQLLCETGFIGTVLITFPIILLIYQAIRKILSIKYKKAYPAILKKLIIFPFVILVFHVCLSFIDPNMYGQNFWFMFAMAVLCEDYFFVIEKCMLMETNAVNLTHKLQEEE
- a CDS encoding IspD/TarI family cytidylyltransferase, translating into MNYVIIFAGGVGTRMKSEMPKQFLNVDDKPILVHTIEKFENHPDIDGIVVVVNKDWINFSKDLKQKFNLNKVRCIIPGGKTGQNSIYNGLDYLVTCTNYVEDKDIVLVHDGVRPLITEELITKSIETCRRYGNSIAVSKAIETIIRIERDGKLRETIDRSECRYAKAPQCFRVGDLYEAHKWAITCGDNSYIDSATLMSARGFTLYTTECGSENIKITTPNDFYSFEALYYAMKKGKGLC
- a CDS encoding LicD family protein — its product is MSFDYKGLLNEISKNEREFRTISENEKKELKGCLYEMACDLDRRCKKNGIKLFMVGGTLLGALRYGTFIPWDDDMDFGLSRADYLKIIEIFDDEFSDKYELRCPNSKYPNGNRFMQIFKKGTVLRSLGDNNPFQPKSVYIDIFPYDFVPDNLLSRMVTGNTANMLMGIASCVMDWKYPDKLLCKYMKKTKSGRQMLLFRNVIGSFFSFLSPEKWFDLVDRTIMYKKETAKITSATGRKHYFGEIYPLDCFFPVVEMKFMDHNFYAPRDIKQYLSGLYGADYMTPPPDKAKESHFISEVRL